A window from Herbaspirillum sp. meg3 encodes these proteins:
- a CDS encoding threonine ammonia-lyase: protein MTTIEDIQRAAARLQGQILNTPCVESRTLSDIVGAQVFLKFENLQFTSSFKERGACNKMTDLAAGGTRGVIAMSAGNHAQGVAYHAQRLGLHALIVMPRFTPGVKIERTRGFGAEVVLHGDTLEEARAHAFALAQERGLTFVHPYDDEAIIAGQGTVALEMLDAVPDLDMLVVAIGGGGLLAGMAVAARARKPDIDIVGVQAKRFPSMVNAIQGTTHALGTSTIAEGIAVGTPGVLTREIIAREVNDLLLVDEGDIEQAVLMLLEIEKTLVEGAGAAGLAAMIRHPERFRGKRVGMVLSGGNIDPLLLAAIIERGMVRAGRLARVRVSARDVPGVLARITATVAEAGANVDEVHHQRAFTLLAAQNVDIELVLQTRGRDHLAQVLNALREAGFEAEEQH, encoded by the coding sequence ATGACCACCATCGAAGATATCCAGCGCGCAGCAGCGCGGCTGCAAGGCCAGATCCTCAATACGCCGTGCGTGGAATCGCGCACGCTGTCCGACATCGTCGGCGCGCAAGTTTTTCTCAAGTTCGAGAACCTGCAATTCACCTCATCCTTCAAGGAACGCGGCGCCTGTAACAAGATGACCGACCTCGCCGCCGGCGGTACGCGTGGCGTCATCGCGATGTCGGCGGGCAACCATGCGCAAGGCGTTGCCTATCATGCGCAGCGTCTCGGCCTGCACGCGCTGATCGTGATGCCGCGCTTCACGCCGGGCGTCAAGATCGAACGTACACGCGGCTTCGGCGCCGAAGTGGTGCTGCACGGCGACACGCTGGAAGAAGCCCGCGCGCACGCCTTCGCACTGGCGCAAGAACGCGGCCTGACCTTTGTTCACCCTTACGACGACGAAGCCATCATCGCCGGCCAGGGCACGGTCGCACTGGAAATGCTCGACGCCGTACCCGACCTCGACATGCTGGTGGTCGCCATCGGCGGCGGCGGTCTGCTGGCCGGCATGGCGGTGGCCGCACGCGCGCGCAAACCCGATATCGACATCGTGGGTGTGCAGGCCAAACGCTTCCCGTCCATGGTCAATGCGATCCAGGGCACCACGCATGCCCTCGGCACCAGCACCATCGCCGAAGGTATCGCCGTCGGCACGCCGGGTGTACTGACCCGTGAAATCATCGCGCGCGAAGTCAACGACTTGCTGCTGGTCGACGAAGGCGACATCGAGCAAGCCGTCTTGATGCTGCTGGAAATCGAAAAGACCCTGGTCGAAGGCGCAGGTGCAGCCGGTCTGGCGGCGATGATCCGTCATCCGGAACGCTTCCGCGGCAAACGCGTGGGCATGGTGCTGTCGGGCGGCAATATCGATCCGTTGCTGCTGGCCGCCATCATCGAACGCGGCATGGTGCGTGCAGGACGTCTGGCGCGCGTACGCGTGTCCGCACGCGACGTGCCGGGCGTGCTGGCGCGCATCACCGCCACCGTCGCCGAAGCCGGCGCCAACGTCGACGAAGTGCATCACCAGCGCGCCTTTACCTTGCTCGCTGCACAGAACGTCGATATCGAACTGGTGTTGCAGACGCGGGGACGCGATCATCTGGCGCAGGTGCTCAACGCCTTGCGCGAAGCAGGATTCGAAGCGGAAGAACAACACTGA
- a CDS encoding peptide transporter, with protein MGFSLENFEYLAYSRQHEAAARELMDLLSGLDSNYGLPGENFSAQPLTSVLPNELNDHVVTRIAAAISCLFADSEFQFSQIGFGQMILMHRWLSGLFAASPFRNADHVVRAWNIRGKGNLREVEIGNRDLIKFCLLYSPESEIPMDLDAFWAHDKVLVANLCLALLSPRLLATPVAYEKRELILPWLSKRLEQIEDLGQLPAGILHDVYMHCSYARRADKHDIKKPINALLKRSIATAGLAPLNTPIQLNGKDKPVLVVVVEWFSAAHSIYRTHSRTLEAARELFHVVGMGYGKTVDEAGRAVFDEFIEIDAGEIQQQLAQIRSVAEQKAVQILYMPSVGMFALTMFLSNLRIAPVQAMALGHPATSHSQEMDYVVVEDDYVGDPACFSERLLRLPSDGMPYRASALANELNLPNLIREAPEVVQIVVASTTMKLNPDFLLACQRILHEAKSKIHFHFLIGQAQGMLVYPQVKRVIGQFLGDAATVYPHQHYSAYMQVIAGCDMFINPFPFGNTNGIIDTVSAGLVGVCKTGREVHEHIDEGLFGRLKFPQWLVTPTVDDYVKATIRLADDHALRNQLRRELTGVDAVQTIFHGRPEIMGKMLLEVLKSKAP; from the coding sequence ATGGGGTTTTCGCTGGAGAATTTTGAATATCTGGCCTATTCGCGCCAGCATGAAGCTGCTGCGCGCGAGCTGATGGACTTGCTGTCGGGACTGGATAGCAACTACGGCCTGCCGGGTGAAAATTTCAGCGCTCAGCCGCTGACCAGCGTCTTACCCAACGAGTTGAACGACCACGTTGTCACGCGCATTGCGGCGGCGATTTCCTGTCTGTTTGCGGATAGCGAATTCCAGTTTTCTCAGATCGGTTTCGGTCAGATGATACTGATGCATCGCTGGCTGTCGGGCCTGTTCGCGGCCAGTCCTTTCCGCAACGCCGATCATGTGGTGCGCGCCTGGAACATTCGCGGCAAAGGCAACTTGCGCGAGGTCGAAATCGGCAACCGCGACCTGATCAAATTCTGTCTGCTGTATTCACCCGAGTCCGAGATCCCGATGGATCTCGACGCCTTTTGGGCGCACGACAAGGTGCTGGTCGCCAACCTGTGTCTGGCGCTGTTGTCGCCGCGCCTGCTGGCCACGCCGGTGGCGTACGAGAAGCGCGAGCTGATCCTGCCGTGGCTGTCGAAGCGGCTGGAACAGATTGAGGATCTGGGACAACTGCCTGCGGGTATCCTGCATGATGTCTACATGCACTGCAGCTACGCGCGCCGCGCCGACAAACACGACATCAAGAAGCCGATCAACGCGCTGCTCAAACGCAGCATCGCTACCGCAGGACTGGCGCCGCTCAATACGCCGATTCAACTCAACGGCAAGGACAAACCGGTGCTGGTGGTGGTGGTTGAATGGTTCAGCGCGGCACACTCCATCTATCGCACCCACTCGCGCACGCTGGAAGCGGCGCGTGAATTGTTTCACGTCGTCGGCATGGGCTATGGCAAGACCGTGGACGAGGCCGGCCGCGCGGTGTTTGACGAGTTCATCGAGATTGACGCCGGCGAGATCCAGCAGCAGCTCGCACAGATCCGTAGCGTGGCTGAGCAAAAAGCGGTGCAGATCTTGTACATGCCAAGCGTGGGCATGTTTGCGCTGACCATGTTCCTCAGCAATCTGCGTATTGCGCCGGTGCAGGCGATGGCACTGGGTCACCCGGCCACGTCGCACTCGCAGGAGATGGATTATGTCGTGGTGGAAGACGACTACGTCGGCGACCCGGCCTGCTTCAGCGAACGGCTGTTGCGCCTGCCCAGCGACGGCATGCCTTACCGTGCTTCGGCACTGGCGAACGAACTCAATCTGCCGAACCTCATTCGCGAAGCACCGGAAGTGGTGCAGATCGTCGTGGCGTCGACGACGATGAAACTCAATCCGGATTTTTTGCTGGCGTGCCAGCGCATCCTGCACGAAGCGAAGAGCAAAATCCATTTCCACTTCCTGATCGGGCAGGCGCAGGGCATGCTGGTTTATCCGCAGGTCAAGCGCGTGATCGGCCAGTTCCTCGGCGATGCCGCGACGGTGTATCCGCATCAGCATTACAGCGCGTACATGCAGGTGATTGCGGGTTGCGACATGTTCATCAACCCTTTCCCCTTCGGCAATACCAACGGCATCATCGACACCGTCAGTGCAGGCCTGGTCGGCGTGTGCAAGACCGGGCGCGAAGTGCACGAGCACATTGATGAAGGCTTGTTCGGACGATTGAAATTTCCGCAGTGGCTGGTGACGCCAACGGTGGACGATTACGTGAAGGCGACGATCAGGCTGGCCGACGATCACGCGCTGCGCAATCAGTTGCGGCGTGAGCTGACGGGCGTGGATGCGGTGCAGACCATCTTCCACGGACGGCCGGAGATCATGGGGAAGATGCTGCTGGAAGTGTTGAAGTCGAAGGCGCCCTGA
- a CDS encoding LysR substrate-binding domain-containing protein, whose amino-acid sequence MDIKWIEDFLSLAATRNFSRSADHRNVTQPAFSRRIRALEAWIGAELVDRSTYPLTLTVAGKLFNDAASEAIKLLTDARNQLRSEHTAHNMLRVTAGHSLALSFFPEWLDKLNDAANEKPATHSSFSARITATTIHDSVLALTEGECDLLLCFYHPQLPILLNPDQYEYVTVGSERVIPVSAPDKSGAPQFRLPGSKTRPTRLLAYPATSFLGRVMELILANAPQVPGLLTSYESDMAELLKRMALNGHGLAWLPQRSVEDELDEGRLVAAGGEAWSLELEIRVFRSLQNKRPALTRLWETLLTLSASTSKPA is encoded by the coding sequence GCGCAACTTCTCGCGCTCGGCGGATCACCGCAACGTCACCCAGCCTGCCTTCAGCCGCCGCATCCGCGCGCTGGAAGCCTGGATCGGCGCCGAACTGGTGGATCGCAGCACCTATCCGCTGACGCTGACGGTGGCCGGCAAGCTGTTCAACGACGCCGCCTCGGAAGCCATCAAACTGCTCACCGATGCGCGTAACCAGTTGCGCAGCGAACACACCGCGCACAATATGCTGCGCGTGACCGCCGGACATTCGCTGGCGCTGAGTTTCTTTCCTGAATGGCTGGACAAGCTCAACGACGCCGCCAACGAAAAACCCGCTACCCATTCCAGCTTCAGTGCCCGCATCACGGCCACCACGATCCACGACTCGGTGCTGGCGCTGACCGAGGGCGAATGCGATTTGCTGTTATGTTTTTATCATCCTCAACTGCCCATCTTGCTCAACCCCGATCAGTATGAATACGTGACCGTCGGCAGCGAACGCGTGATCCCGGTATCGGCGCCCGACAAGAGCGGCGCGCCGCAGTTTCGCTTGCCCGGCAGCAAGACCAGGCCGACCCGGCTGCTGGCTTACCCGGCAACGTCTTTCCTCGGCCGCGTGATGGAGTTGATCCTGGCCAATGCGCCGCAGGTGCCCGGCCTGCTGACCAGCTATGAGTCGGACATGGCCGAGTTGCTCAAACGCATGGCCCTCAACGGGCACGGCCTGGCTTGGCTGCCGCAGCGCTCGGTGGAGGATGAACTGGACGAAGGCAGGCTGGTGGCCGCCGGCGGCGAAGCCTGGTCGCTGGAGTTGGAGATTCGCGTGTTCCGTTCTCTGCAAAACAAACGTCCGGCGCTAACCCGATTGTGGGAGACATTACTCACATTGTCCGCGTCAACGTCGAAACCCGCGTGA
- a CDS encoding methyl-accepting chemotaxis protein produces MKNLKIGTRLGIAFAALLILMSVITGIGVWRLQSVGSLTDYMVNNALAKERLVNAFYKSIELNVGRIVAAAKNTDPVQQKFYKDQIIATIAKNNGYVKQMEEQIQDPEGKALLNEINEHRKVVIADNTAVFKEKDAGNEDAARKIVEEKLMPDSQRYLAAIEKLSTRQSDAITQLTAQVDGVFRTARTLMISLGLLALIGGIALAIFITRSITRPLVKAVDVASRVAQGDLGTQIRVESRDETGQLMAALKDMNDNLVNIVGQVRTGTDTIATASAEIANGNLDLSSRTEQQAGSLEETAAAMEQLTSTVKQNAENARQANQLAASASEVATQGGAVVGQVIDTMGSINDSSKKIVDIISVIDGIAFQTNILALNAAVEAARAGEQGRGFAVVASEVRSLAQRSASAAKEIKELITDSVQKVDSGSKLVENAGATMGEVVASVKRVTDIVAEISAASTEQSTGIEEVNRAIVLMDESTQQNAALVEEAAAAARAMQDQAASLAQIVGIFKLR; encoded by the coding sequence ATGAAAAATCTAAAGATTGGTACGCGGCTAGGCATCGCATTTGCAGCATTGCTCATATTGATGAGCGTCATCACCGGCATCGGCGTCTGGCGCCTGCAGTCGGTCGGCAGTCTGACCGATTACATGGTCAACAATGCCCTGGCGAAAGAACGCCTGGTGAACGCATTCTACAAATCGATTGAACTCAACGTCGGCCGTATCGTTGCCGCCGCCAAGAATACCGATCCGGTACAGCAGAAGTTCTACAAGGATCAGATCATCGCCACCATCGCCAAAAACAACGGCTACGTGAAACAGATGGAAGAGCAGATCCAGGATCCTGAAGGCAAGGCGCTCCTCAACGAGATCAACGAACATCGCAAGGTCGTCATCGCCGACAACACCGCCGTTTTCAAGGAAAAAGACGCCGGCAACGAAGACGCCGCCCGCAAGATCGTTGAAGAAAAACTGATGCCGGACAGCCAGCGCTACCTGGCCGCGATTGAAAAGCTGTCAACTCGCCAGAGCGACGCCATCACCCAGCTGACGGCCCAGGTTGACGGCGTGTTCCGCACTGCACGTACGCTGATGATCTCCCTCGGCCTCCTCGCGCTGATTGGCGGGATAGCACTGGCGATTTTCATCACGCGCTCGATCACCCGGCCGCTGGTCAAGGCGGTGGATGTCGCCAGCCGCGTGGCGCAGGGCGATCTCGGCACTCAGATCCGGGTCGAGTCGCGCGATGAAACCGGCCAGCTGATGGCCGCGCTCAAAGACATGAACGACAATCTGGTCAATATCGTCGGCCAGGTGCGTACCGGTACCGATACCATCGCCACGGCTTCGGCCGAAATCGCCAACGGCAATCTGGACTTGTCCTCGCGCACCGAGCAGCAGGCCGGTTCGCTGGAAGAAACCGCCGCCGCCATGGAGCAGCTGACTTCCACCGTCAAGCAGAATGCCGAAAATGCTCGTCAGGCGAATCAGCTGGCAGCGTCCGCGTCCGAAGTGGCAACACAAGGCGGCGCGGTGGTCGGCCAAGTGATCGACACGATGGGCTCGATCAACGATTCGTCCAAGAAGATCGTCGACATCATCAGCGTGATTGACGGCATCGCCTTCCAGACTAATATCCTCGCGCTGAATGCGGCGGTGGAAGCTGCCCGCGCCGGCGAACAGGGCCGCGGCTTTGCAGTGGTGGCCTCGGAAGTACGCAGTCTGGCGCAACGCTCGGCATCGGCCGCCAAGGAAATCAAGGAACTGATTACCGACTCGGTGCAGAAGGTCGACAGCGGCAGCAAGCTGGTCGAAAACGCCGGTGCGACCATGGGTGAGGTGGTCGCCAGCGTCAAGCGCGTGACCGACATCGTGGCTGAAATCAGCGCCGCCAGCACCGAACAGAGCACCGGCATCGAAGAAGTCAACCGCGCCATCGTGCTGATGGACGAAAGCACCCAGCAAAACGCCGCGCTGGTCGAAGAAGCCGCCGCCGCCGCACGCGCCATGCAGGATCAGGCAGCCAGCCTGGCGCAGATCGTCGGCATCTTCAAACTGCGCTAA